The genomic stretch CTGGGACAGCAGCGTCTCGGTGGGCCGGTCACCGTGCGGTGACAGCACGTCGAAGTCGAAGGGCTTGGCGCGCTCCAGGTCCTTCTGCACCGTGTCGATGAGCGTCATCAGCTCCAGCTCGCCGCCGCGGATGCGGTAGCGGCCCTGGAAGCCGAAGAGCATGCAGAGGTAGTAGACCTGGAGGACCTCGGCGCGGTGCGGATCCTTCCGGATGGTGTTGAGCCGGTTGAAGAAGCCGTCGCCCGCGATGTTCTCGTTGAAGTAGTGGAGCTGCAGCGGGTTGGTCATCCAGAACTGGCGGTACTCCTCGGGCCGGTTGAGGACGACCTCGTCGATGAGCGCCACCACGCCGTAGGCCATGTCCTGCGCGTCCTGGTGACTGAAGCCCAGCACGGCGGCGCGCCGGAGCATCTCGTCCACCACGCCTCGCAGCCGGTGATGCAGCGTCTCCGGCGGCGGGACGGCGGTCGCGTCCGAGTTGCGCAGCTGGATGGCGGCGTCGAGGCAATCCTTGGTCGCTTCGGTCACTCGATCCATGGTCGGAGGCCCTGCGCTAGCGGTTGGCGGTGGGGACCGCGAGCAGCTCCACGGTCGTGCGGCTCGCGTCGAACGGGTGGGGCAGGTAGAGCGCGAGGTTCCGGTCGCGCATCACGTTCTTCCAGTACGTGTCCTGCAGGGAGAGGCTGAAGTAGACGACGCCCGGCTGCACCGGCACCTCGGGCGGCGGGCGGTACGTCACCGCCAGCGGCACGCCCGGCGCGGCGGCGCGCACCAGGTTGCGGATGTCGTCCCAGCTGGCGACCTTGGACAGCTTGGGGAGCTGCTCGGCGACCAGCTTCTCGGACAGCTCGCTGCGCACCGACAGGATGAACTGGCCGCAGCGCTCCAGCCGCTCGTCCTCCAGCTTGCCGCGGAACATGCCGTCCGAGCCGGCCTCCATCCCCACCGTGAGGCACTGCTCCAGGGCCACCGAGCGCATGAGGTCCGCGATGCGCCGGAACAGCTCCTCGAACGTGGTGCGCAGGTTGGTGAACTGGAAGGCGGGCAGGGTGCTGGGGTCCGCCACCGACGAGAACGTGCACAGCTGGCCCGCGCACTGCGACAGGGCCAGGTACAAGTCCCGCGGGCGCAGGTTGCCCGCGTCGAGCGTGTGCTGCAGCAGCGGGATGGCGCCGTTGAGCGCGTTGAGTTCCAGGAACAGCGTCACGTCCGAGGGCGTGAACTCCAGCGCGGAGGCGTCGCGGTGGCGCCGGCGCGAAGACAGCTGCCGCTGCTTGGACACCATCAGCCGCAAGAGCGTGCGCACCTCGTTCATGATGTACGGCGAGGCATCCACCCGCAGGCACGGGGGGATGTACGCGTCCACCAGCACCAGCGTGCCGGACTTGTCGCGCGTGAGCTCGGCGACCTTGACGGTGTCGAAGTCGTCGCGCGACTCGGTGCCGAACAAGAGCCGCACGTTGCGCTGGCCGAACGACACCTGCGCGATGGACGTGGACGCGGTCAGGTCGCTGATGGGGCGCGCGCTCGGCGAGTAGCGCGGGCTGCCGCCAATCTTGTCGCCCGCGCCGTAGCTCTCCACGCCACTGCGCTCGCGCGGCACGCCCAGGTAGACCTCCAGCGTGCGCTGCGCCGGCGGGAAGTAGCCGTCGGCGGGCCGGGCCGGAGGTGCCTCGGCGTCCCCGGACTCGAAGGACACCGGCAGCCCATCCGGCAGCACGCCCACGAAGCGCGCGAGCTGGAACGTGCCCGCGCGCAGCGCCTCCATGTCCACCTCCATCCCCACCACGCCCCAGGGATACGGCTCCAGCGCCCCGAGCCGCATCTCCAGGAGCAGCTCGTGGTACAGGTCCTGCTGCTGGAGGTGGTGAGGGCTCATGAACATGCCCTCGGACCACACGACGCGCTGCACGGACTTCATGCACCTCTCCGGGGCGACGGCTCGTCGCCAGCTTGGGGGTTGTGCCGCGGTTCCGGGCCCTGCGAGACGGGCCGGAGCATCAGGTCAATCTGGTAGCCCTGCAGCCGGTAGCGGAACACCTCGTCTCCGCTCTTGGGCTCGGACTGCTGTCCCGCGGGGCGCTCCACGCACTGGTCGGCTTCCACCGGCGGCAGCACCGCCACCGTGCGCCACGCGTAGCCGAGCGGCTGCCGGAACTGCGCCATGGCCAGCACGAAGTGCGCCTTGGGATCACGCTGCACCCAGCGCTTCATCGGCTTGCCTGGGGCGACGACCAGCTCGGCCACCTGGAGCAAGTCATCCTTCAGGAACTCCTCGGGCCGGCCCCACAAATCCTTGAAGCCCGCGCGCTCCAGCCGGACGCTGTCCTTGAGCTGGACAATCTGCACCACGGTGGGCATCGAGCGCCCGCGTTGATCGGGATTGAGCTGCTCGGAGGGATCCACCACCACCTGGAAGGGCGGCGGTGTTTCACACGGCCCGGCCACCCGCTTGATACATCCCGTGGCACAGGTGAAGACAATCACGGCGACCGTGAGCAGGGGGCGGGTCCAGGAATGTCTCACGCCGGCCCCGAGGCTGGAGTGCTCCTGCGCCAACTTCCGCGTCCATTGCACGTGCGCTGATCCCCCCCGCGGGAATGTCCCGCATGCTTTTGCGCGGGACGTAAA from Myxococcaceae bacterium JPH2 encodes the following:
- a CDS encoding DotU family type IV/VI secretion system protein gives rise to the protein MDRVTEATKDCLDAAIQLRNSDATAVPPPETLHHRLRGVVDEMLRRAAVLGFSHQDAQDMAYGVVALIDEVVLNRPEEYRQFWMTNPLQLHYFNENIAGDGFFNRLNTIRKDPHRAEVLQVYYLCMLFGFQGRYRIRGGELELMTLIDTVQKDLERAKPFDFDVLSPHGDRPTETLLSQKKKASVMTLSAGALALALLLYGGLVLTLNNKVSTLLKDIEVHMAKNTGGGK
- the tssK gene encoding type VI secretion system baseplate subunit TssK — protein: MKSVQRVVWSEGMFMSPHHLQQQDLYHELLLEMRLGALEPYPWGVVGMEVDMEALRAGTFQLARFVGVLPDGLPVSFESGDAEAPPARPADGYFPPAQRTLEVYLGVPRERSGVESYGAGDKIGGSPRYSPSARPISDLTASTSIAQVSFGQRNVRLLFGTESRDDFDTVKVAELTRDKSGTLVLVDAYIPPCLRVDASPYIMNEVRTLLRLMVSKQRQLSSRRRHRDASALEFTPSDVTLFLELNALNGAIPLLQHTLDAGNLRPRDLYLALSQCAGQLCTFSSVADPSTLPAFQFTNLRTTFEELFRRIADLMRSVALEQCLTVGMEAGSDGMFRGKLEDERLERCGQFILSVRSELSEKLVAEQLPKLSKVASWDDIRNLVRAAAPGVPLAVTYRPPPEVPVQPGVVYFSLSLQDTYWKNVMRDRNLALYLPHPFDASRTTVELLAVPTANR
- the tssJ gene encoding type VI secretion system lipoprotein TssJ produces the protein MLTVAVIVFTCATGCIKRVAGPCETPPPFQVVVDPSEQLNPDQRGRSMPTVVQIVQLKDSVRLERAGFKDLWGRPEEFLKDDLLQVAELVVAPGKPMKRWVQRDPKAHFVLAMAQFRQPLGYAWRTVAVLPPVEADQCVERPAGQQSEPKSGDEVFRYRLQGYQIDLMLRPVSQGPEPRHNPQAGDEPSPRRGA